One Scomber scombrus chromosome 4, fScoSco1.1, whole genome shotgun sequence genomic region harbors:
- the LOC133978974 gene encoding lysosomal membrane ascorbate-dependent ferrireductase CYB561A3 isoform X1 has protein sequence MQPVIGPSSPSCSSTSDCFPLGHLNTAECGSETRAEQKKDEVRANNTPAGLSRMRSVVSFYLCYLLCLGLGLACVVCVCLWNSQWRNGFAWDGSALQFNWHPVLMVTGLVVLYGIGAVVYRIPLTWGNNKLPWKLLHAALMLLSLILSVVGLCAVFDFHNAKNIPNLYSLHSWIGIAAVALFAMQWAVGMAGFLLPCSPISLRKLLKPIHVWMGGSILWLSIAACISGINEKLFFVLKGDSSGTQPYSKLPPEALLANTLGVLIVAFGLIVLKILSNSKWQRPDSRPEDMSYSPLLQEENE, from the exons ATGCAGCCTGTTATTGGCCCTTCATCACCCAGCTGTTCCTCCACCTCTGACTGCTTCCCCCTCGGTCACCTCAACACAGCCGAATGTGGAAGTGAGACTCGggcagaacaaaagaaagacgAAGTGAGAGCAAACAACACA CCTGCAGGTCTCTCCAGGATGAGGTCCGTCGTGAGCTTCTACTTGTGCTACCTGCTGTGCCTGGGCCTGGGCCTGGCCTGTgtggtgtgcgtgtgtttgtggaACAGCCAGTGGCGTAACGGCTTCGCGTGGGACGGCTCGGCCCTGCAGTTCAACTGGCACCCGGTCCTTATGGTGACGGGTCTGGTGGTGCTGTACGGCATCG GAGCTGTGGTGTACCGCATCCCCCTGACCTGGGGTAACAATAAACTTCCCTGGAAGCTGCTGCATGCTGCTCTGATGCTGCTCTCTCTCATACTGTCAGTGGTGGGACTCTGCGCTGTGTTCGACTTCCACAACGCCAAAAACATTCCCAACCTCTACTCCTTACACAGCTGGATCGGAATCGCTGCTGTAGCTCTCTTCGCCATGCAG TGGGCGGTAGGTATGGCTGGCTTCCTCCTTCCCTGCTCCCCAATATCGCTGCGTAAGCTCCTGAAACCTATCCATGTGTGGATGGGAGGCAGCATACTGTGGCTCAGCATTGCCGCCTGCATCTCTGGCATCAATGAGAAACTCTTCTTTGTTCT gaaaggagacAGCAGTGGAACTCAGCCATACTCTAAACTTCCACCTGAGGCTTTGTTAGCAAATACATTAGGAGTTCTGATTGTCGCCTTTGGCTTGATAGTCCTGAAGATTCTGTCCAACTCTAAATGGCAGAGACCGGACTCACGGCCTGAAGATATGTCTTACTCG cCGTTGCTTcaagaagaaaatgaatga
- the LOC133978974 gene encoding lysosomal membrane ascorbate-dependent ferrireductase CYB561A3 isoform X2, with product MRSVVSFYLCYLLCLGLGLACVVCVCLWNSQWRNGFAWDGSALQFNWHPVLMVTGLVVLYGIGAVVYRIPLTWGNNKLPWKLLHAALMLLSLILSVVGLCAVFDFHNAKNIPNLYSLHSWIGIAAVALFAMQWAVGMAGFLLPCSPISLRKLLKPIHVWMGGSILWLSIAACISGINEKLFFVLKGDSSGTQPYSKLPPEALLANTLGVLIVAFGLIVLKILSNSKWQRPDSRPEDMSYSPLLQEENE from the exons ATGAGGTCCGTCGTGAGCTTCTACTTGTGCTACCTGCTGTGCCTGGGCCTGGGCCTGGCCTGTgtggtgtgcgtgtgtttgtggaACAGCCAGTGGCGTAACGGCTTCGCGTGGGACGGCTCGGCCCTGCAGTTCAACTGGCACCCGGTCCTTATGGTGACGGGTCTGGTGGTGCTGTACGGCATCG GAGCTGTGGTGTACCGCATCCCCCTGACCTGGGGTAACAATAAACTTCCCTGGAAGCTGCTGCATGCTGCTCTGATGCTGCTCTCTCTCATACTGTCAGTGGTGGGACTCTGCGCTGTGTTCGACTTCCACAACGCCAAAAACATTCCCAACCTCTACTCCTTACACAGCTGGATCGGAATCGCTGCTGTAGCTCTCTTCGCCATGCAG TGGGCGGTAGGTATGGCTGGCTTCCTCCTTCCCTGCTCCCCAATATCGCTGCGTAAGCTCCTGAAACCTATCCATGTGTGGATGGGAGGCAGCATACTGTGGCTCAGCATTGCCGCCTGCATCTCTGGCATCAATGAGAAACTCTTCTTTGTTCT gaaaggagacAGCAGTGGAACTCAGCCATACTCTAAACTTCCACCTGAGGCTTTGTTAGCAAATACATTAGGAGTTCTGATTGTCGCCTTTGGCTTGATAGTCCTGAAGATTCTGTCCAACTCTAAATGGCAGAGACCGGACTCACGGCCTGAAGATATGTCTTACTCG cCGTTGCTTcaagaagaaaatgaatga